One part of the Syntrophorhabdaceae bacterium genome encodes these proteins:
- a CDS encoding sodium:solute symporter family protein, whose product MNTKFLPIPEITLTMAITSSVGIAILLGVSILLGILGKKQWKSFDEYLVGKRDMGPFVTGCALAASYLSGWAFCGSTGITYSVGFSGMWFAGMWSLIGIIPCIWVASAKTRSFAVKLNAATVPELMGRRYESKMLQTVISICMLFFLFIYSVGQLKAAGGVWYAVTGFPPVLCLLLGVFIAWIYMVLGGYVGTNWSMAFQGAFLGIVGAIFGVWALVSSGGFYEISLRLWEQDPRLLSLLRPDLPKVGPTEFFSSWVGLLASPLIFFTMAIGFPHNLGRFLGMKKMNKKEYWFLVFIVWFITGIPVMLASSTNGLITRTLFGPQLFKIEPWKADLAAPLLSYSVGGIPLQTLYVMGLFAATLSTLAGMVMIMSANVTRDIITLWRPSTKDKTLIRISYFLIALFLFLPFYWTWKRPPELLSMFMGLAAMGLGAIFFFVTAISFYWKRATKWGAFWTVLYGTVATLAGGYLVFTKKVIGMATMEFILLGGCLVLFFGVSLMTKPPSQELLKRLFEGKD is encoded by the coding sequence ATGAATACTAAATTCCTTCCCATTCCTGAAATAACCCTTACAATGGCAATAACATCATCAGTTGGCATTGCCATACTCCTTGGCGTGTCCATATTATTGGGCATATTGGGCAAAAAACAGTGGAAATCCTTCGATGAATACCTTGTTGGTAAAAGGGATATGGGTCCTTTTGTCACAGGTTGTGCCCTTGCCGCTTCTTATCTCTCCGGTTGGGCATTCTGCGGGTCTACAGGAATTACATATTCAGTAGGGTTTTCTGGTATGTGGTTCGCTGGTATGTGGAGCCTTATAGGCATCATTCCTTGTATATGGGTTGCATCTGCCAAGACAAGGAGTTTTGCAGTAAAACTCAATGCAGCTACTGTGCCTGAGCTTATGGGAAGAAGATATGAATCAAAGATGCTTCAGACAGTCATAAGTATATGTATGCTCTTTTTTCTCTTTATCTATTCTGTAGGACAACTAAAGGCAGCAGGTGGTGTTTGGTATGCAGTTACAGGATTTCCACCTGTTCTATGCCTTCTCCTTGGGGTATTTATTGCATGGATATATATGGTTCTGGGCGGTTATGTGGGCACCAACTGGTCTATGGCATTTCAAGGTGCATTCCTCGGCATTGTGGGTGCCATATTCGGTGTATGGGCGCTCGTGTCATCTGGTGGGTTTTACGAGATTTCTCTTAGACTGTGGGAACAGGATCCAAGACTCCTCTCCCTTTTAAGACCTGATCTGCCAAAGGTAGGGCCTACTGAATTTTTCTCCAGCTGGGTGGGATTACTGGCATCACCTCTTATATTTTTCACTATGGCAATAGGTTTTCCCCATAACTTGGGAAGGTTTTTGGGCATGAAAAAGATGAACAAAAAGGAATACTGGTTTTTGGTATTCATCGTGTGGTTCATCACAGGTATACCGGTCATGCTGGCATCTTCAACCAACGGGCTCATAACAAGGACATTATTCGGTCCTCAGCTCTTTAAGATTGAGCCATGGAAGGCAGATTTGGCTGCACCTCTTCTCTCGTATTCGGTGGGAGGCATACCCTTACAGACACTTTATGTTATGGGTCTTTTTGCTGCCACATTGTCAACCCTTGCAGGTATGGTTATGATAATGAGTGCCAATGTCACAAGGGATATAATAACCCTGTGGAGGCCATCTACAAAGGATAAGACACTCATCAGGATAAGCTATTTCCTTATAGCACTGTTCTTGTTTCTTCCTTTCTACTGGACATGGAAGAGGCCTCCTGAACTTCTTTCCATGTTCATGGGTCTTGCAGCCATGGGTCTTGGCGCCATATTCTTCTTTGTAACTGCCATATCATTCTACTGGAAAAGGGCAACAAAGTGGGGCGCATTCTGGACGGTTCTCTATGGAACCGTAGCAACGCTTGCAGGAGGCTATCTTGTATTTACAAAAAAGGTCATTGGTATGGCAACCATGGAATTCATACTCCTCGGAGGCTGTCTTGTTCTGTTCTTCGGTGTGAGCCTAATGACAAAACCGCCTTCACAGGAGCTATTAAAAAGGCTCTTTGAAGGTAAGGATTAA
- a CDS encoding cache domain-containing protein has protein sequence MMIKRTGFAFLVICLMIVFGTSIKGAGAIEPTNKETRQLMSLVNEASVLVEKQGDAAFKEFKKIYSKWLHGDTYIFVIDTKGFVYVNPQRPELEGTNQINLKDLMGKPFIQSFIKKVASGIKSEGWIHYVWYKPGEEEPMWKTSFIKLVKSSSGKEYIVGSGLYNMRMDKIFAADVVDDAANLILRKGKEAFKELKDPIGDYNYLTTYVFVIDEKGNDIINPAFPGFEGQNVLNLKDAQGKYFIKDMVAALEKTDSIWIDYMWPKPRQMAPSKKSAYVKKIKVGNDTFYVGSGIYLD, from the coding sequence ATGATGATTAAAAGAACAGGTTTTGCTTTTTTGGTTATTTGCCTAATGATTGTATTTGGCACTTCCATTAAAGGTGCCGGCGCCATAGAGCCTACAAATAAAGAGACAAGACAATTGATGTCACTTGTAAATGAAGCCTCTGTGCTCGTAGAGAAACAAGGTGATGCAGCATTCAAGGAATTCAAAAAGATTTATAGCAAATGGCTGCACGGAGATACATATATCTTTGTTATCGATACAAAGGGGTTTGTATATGTAAACCCCCAAAGGCCTGAACTGGAAGGGACAAATCAAATAAATCTAAAAGACCTTATGGGAAAACCATTTATCCAATCCTTTATAAAAAAGGTTGCATCCGGTATAAAGTCAGAAGGCTGGATCCATTATGTGTGGTATAAACCTGGTGAAGAAGAGCCCATGTGGAAGACCTCTTTTATAAAACTTGTAAAGTCATCTTCTGGAAAAGAATACATAGTGGGTAGCGGTCTTTATAACATGAGGATGGACAAAATATTTGCCGCAGACGTGGTGGATGATGCAGCAAATCTCATATTAAGGAAAGGAAAAGAGGCATTCAAAGAATTAAAAGATCCTATAGGTGATTACAATTATCTCACCACATATGTGTTTGTCATAGATGAAAAGGGCAACGACATCATAAACCCGGCATTTCCTGGGTTTGAAGGTCAAAATGTTTTAAACCTTAAGGATGCCCAGGGTAAATACTTTATAAAAGACATGGTTGCAGCCCTTGAAAAGACAGACAGCATATGGATTGACTATATGTGGCCAAAACCAAGACAGATGGCGCCATCCAAAAAAAGCGCCTATGTTAAAAAGATAAAGGTTGGCAATGACACCTTTTATGTAGGTTCAGGCATATATCTTGATTAA
- a CDS encoding PAS domain S-box protein: MEKDIKDIQDKLEEEHKDIHSELQALKESLREMDDRIKDTELIERIIENVAVELYLVRPDGGFVFVNEAAARSLGYTREELLKIGIAGIDPEYGPKFTHHFEELKKQDLPPFETVHIAKDGKRLYKEIKSVYLRIGDNEYVCGFGIDITEKKRIEEALFKAYREWEYIFQATGNPILILDNEHNIIDANQAVVHAIGISREALIGRKFYHVFHNPTSDKPPRDCPYELMVKTKKPEASTMDVEAIDKVFMVSCTPILKDDSNIEKTIHVMTDVTEIKNVMDALKESEKRYRDLIENFPEPIIIHDGKTFILANNAALKLYGAREKEELIGKEVLDYLHPDNKDFIKERIHRILENNIVTPFGEVRILRLDGKIVSVLTSAYPVYFDNKKCVIVNFKDISQLKEMEQALINSEKRYRDIFENAQEGFFQTTPDGRYLIANPALARIFGFDSPEEMVRSVRDIKEQYVNPEERERLIDLYKRQGFINGFEAELYRKDGKKIWISMTARAVKDKNGVILYYEGTTEDITQRKLAEKALRASEKKFFTAFQASPNVMAISRIEDGLYMDVNEAFIKTIGYSRSEVVGKTSKQLNIFEYPEERKRFVEKLKKGERIRNELARIRVKSGEIRIISFNADIIEIDNERYVLSSGEDITERIRIEKDLRESEERYRTFIEKSNDGIAITKGLIYIYVNKRFIEMFGYEEPIEIIGKPLTSIIHQDDKSMVEEMSRKREEGEVVPSRYEFKGVRKDGEIIFIEVSATSISYYGEMMTLAFLRDITERKRLEAQLVQAQKMEAIGQLAGGVAHDFNNILTAIIGYATLMEMKMNEGDPLKSYTKQILTSANRAAQLTQGLLAFSRKQIVILKPLNIVEVVSNLRNMLARLIGEDVELIITTKESFLNVMADRVQMEHVLINLITNARDAMSKGGTITIETSQMKMDDEFIRTHQFGKPGYYALISVKDTGTGIESHLMDKIFNPFFTTKEVGKGTGLGLSIVYGIIKQHNGFIHVESEFSKGTVFKIYLPLIDVIKDEDITKEDHVIIEGGETILVCEDDETIRALVKEILEHSGYRIIESMDGDDAIKRFQEYGHEIDMVILDMVMPKKNGIEVYEEIKKIKPDIKALFISGYPKEVLKKRGMPYEGLRIVQKPVTPLELLKLVREVITKKEV, encoded by the coding sequence ATGGAAAAAGATATAAAAGATATCCAAGACAAGCTTGAGGAAGAACACAAGGACATCCATTCAGAGCTGCAGGCACTTAAGGAGTCACTCAGGGAAATGGATGATAGGATTAAAGACACAGAACTCATTGAGAGAATTATTGAGAATGTGGCTGTTGAGCTATATCTTGTTAGACCTGATGGAGGATTCGTTTTTGTCAACGAGGCAGCAGCCAGGAGCCTTGGTTACACCAGGGAGGAACTGCTCAAAATAGGTATAGCAGGCATAGACCCTGAATACGGACCTAAATTTACCCATCATTTTGAAGAGTTAAAGAAGCAAGACCTGCCTCCATTTGAAACGGTGCATATTGCCAAGGACGGCAAAAGATTATATAAAGAGATAAAGTCTGTATATCTAAGGATTGGAGATAATGAGTATGTATGTGGTTTTGGCATTGATATTACAGAGAAAAAAAGGATAGAAGAGGCATTATTTAAGGCATATAGGGAATGGGAATACATATTCCAGGCAACAGGAAACCCTATACTTATACTTGATAATGAGCATAATATAATAGATGCCAATCAGGCTGTTGTTCATGCCATCGGGATATCAAGAGAAGCTCTTATAGGTAGGAAGTTTTACCATGTCTTTCATAATCCCACCTCAGATAAACCCCCTCGAGATTGCCCTTATGAACTGATGGTAAAAACAAAGAAGCCTGAGGCCTCTACCATGGATGTAGAGGCCATTGATAAGGTCTTTATGGTATCATGCACACCCATATTGAAAGACGATAGTAATATAGAGAAGACAATACACGTCATGACAGATGTAACAGAAATAAAGAATGTTATGGATGCCTTAAAAGAATCAGAAAAAAGATACAGAGACCTTATAGAGAACTTCCCTGAACCTATTATCATCCATGATGGCAAGACGTTTATATTGGCGAATAATGCGGCATTAAAACTATACGGTGCAAGGGAAAAAGAGGAGCTTATAGGAAAAGAAGTCCTTGACTACCTCCATCCTGATAACAAAGATTTTATCAAAGAGAGGATACATAGAATCCTTGAGAATAACATAGTAACACCCTTTGGTGAAGTAAGGATATTGAGACTTGACGGCAAAATTGTATCTGTTTTGACCTCGGCATACCCGGTCTATTTTGATAATAAAAAGTGTGTCATTGTTAATTTCAAAGATATATCTCAACTCAAAGAAATGGAGCAGGCTTTAATAAATAGTGAAAAAAGATATAGGGATATATTTGAGAATGCCCAAGAGGGCTTTTTTCAGACAACTCCAGATGGGAGATATTTAATTGCCAATCCTGCCCTTGCCAGAATATTTGGCTTTGATTCCCCTGAAGAGATGGTGAGGTCTGTGAGGGATATAAAAGAGCAGTATGTTAATCCAGAAGAAAGGGAAAGATTAATAGACCTGTATAAAAGGCAGGGTTTTATAAATGGTTTTGAGGCAGAACTGTATAGAAAAGATGGAAAAAAGATATGGATTTCCATGACTGCCAGGGCAGTGAAGGATAAAAATGGTGTCATATTATATTATGAGGGCACCACAGAGGACATAACACAGCGTAAACTCGCCGAGAAGGCACTACGTGCCTCGGAGAAGAAATTTTTTACTGCATTTCAGGCAAGCCCTAATGTCATGGCAATAAGCAGAATAGAAGATGGTTTATATATGGATGTCAACGAGGCATTTATAAAGACAATAGGTTATAGTCGTTCCGAGGTGGTAGGAAAGACATCTAAACAACTGAATATATTTGAATATCCTGAAGAGAGGAAAAGGTTTGTTGAGAAATTAAAAAAGGGTGAAAGGATAAGGAACGAACTGGCAAGAATAAGGGTCAAATCAGGAGAGATAAGGATCATCTCATTCAATGCAGATATTATAGAGATTGATAATGAACGCTATGTCCTATCATCAGGAGAAGATATCACAGAAAGGATAAGAATAGAAAAAGATCTAAGGGAATCTGAGGAACGCTACAGGACATTTATCGAGAAATCCAATGACGGCATAGCCATTACCAAAGGTTTGATTTATATATACGTAAACAAGAGATTTATTGAGATGTTCGGTTATGAAGAACCCATTGAGATTATAGGTAAACCTTTAACATCTATTATCCATCAAGATGATAAATCTATGGTGGAGGAGATGAGCAGGAAAAGGGAAGAGGGAGAGGTAGTGCCATCTCGTTATGAGTTTAAAGGGGTGAGAAAAGACGGTGAAATAATCTTTATAGAGGTATCTGCTACCTCTATATCCTATTACGGAGAAATGATGACCCTGGCATTTCTAAGGGATATCACTGAGAGGAAGCGCCTTGAGGCACAACTCGTTCAGGCCCAGAAGATGGAGGCAATAGGTCAGCTTGCAGGCGGTGTTGCCCATGATTTTAATAACATACTAACTGCCATAATAGGATATGCAACCCTCATGGAGATGAAGATGAACGAAGGTGATCCTTTAAAATCATATACAAAGCAGATACTTACTTCTGCCAATAGGGCAGCCCAATTGACACAAGGTCTCCTTGCCTTCAGTAGGAAACAGATTGTCATCCTCAAACCTTTAAATATTGTTGAAGTGGTCAGCAACTTAAGAAATATGCTTGCAAGATTGATAGGTGAGGATGTAGAGCTTATTATAACCACAAAAGAATCATTCCTTAATGTGATGGCCGATAGGGTTCAGATGGAGCATGTCCTTATAAATCTCATAACAAATGCTAGGGACGCCATGTCAAAAGGTGGAACTATTACCATAGAGACATCACAGATGAAGATGGATGACGAATTTATAAGGACGCATCAATTTGGAAAACCGGGTTATTATGCCCTAATATCTGTTAAAGATACAGGCACAGGTATAGAAAGTCACTTAATGGATAAGATCTTCAATCCCTTCTTCACCACCAAAGAGGTAGGGAAGGGCACAGGACTGGGATTATCTATTGTCTACGGTATTATAAAACAACATAACGGTTTTATTCATGTGGAGAGTGAATTTAGTAAAGGAACCGTCTTTAAAATCTATCTGCCCCTTATTGATGTAATAAAAGATGAAGATATTACAAAAGAGGACCATGTTATTATAGAAGGAGGAGAGACAATCCTTGTATGTGAGGATGATGAGACAATCAGAGCGCTTGTTAAAGAAATACTTGAACATTCAGGCTACCGTATCATTGAATCCATGGATGGTGACGATGCCATCAAAAGATTTCAAGAATACGGTCATGAGATTGACATGGTGATCCTTGACATGGTGATGCCAAAAAAGAACGGCATAGAGGTTTACGAAGAAATAAAAAAGATAAAGCCAGATATAAAAGCCTTATTTATAAGTGGCTATCCAAAAGAGGTATTAAAGAAAAGAGGTATGCCCTATGAGGGATTAAGGATAGTGCAAAAGCCTGTTACACCTTTGGAATTATTAAAATTAGTAAGAGAGGTAATTACTAAAAAAGAAGTTTAA
- a CDS encoding nitroreductase family protein, producing MDILKIMHERRSIRQYKQDPIPDEILLEILEAARVAPSWANTQVCRYIIVKDKAIKESLRDALSPTNPARDAFLQAPLVICQIAQRGVSGCKKGEPVTNKGDWFMFDAGIAMEHIVLAAWNFGLGTVHVGSFDAEKAEKILDIPEGFSIVEMTPVGYFDEVPKPTPRRPLNESIYLDLYGREYPIKK from the coding sequence ATGGATATATTAAAGATTATGCACGAAAGAAGAAGTATAAGGCAATATAAACAAGACCCTATCCCTGACGAGATACTTTTAGAGATACTTGAGGCAGCCAGAGTTGCACCATCATGGGCAAATACTCAGGTATGCAGATACATTATTGTAAAGGATAAGGCTATAAAAGAGAGTTTAAGAGATGCCTTATCACCTACAAACCCTGCCCGTGATGCATTCCTCCAGGCTCCTTTGGTAATCTGTCAGATAGCACAGAGAGGGGTCTCGGGATGCAAAAAAGGTGAGCCAGTTACCAATAAAGGTGATTGGTTCATGTTTGATGCAGGTATTGCCATGGAGCATATTGTCCTTGCTGCATGGAATTTTGGATTGGGGACAGTCCATGTGGGATCTTTTGATGCAGAAAAGGCAGAGAAGATACTTGATATACCAGAAGGATTTAGTATCGTTGAGATGACACCAGTGGGATATTTCGACGAAGTGCCCAAGCCTACACCGAGAAGACCTTTAAATGAGTCTATATATCTTGATTTGTATGGAAGAGAATATCCTATTAAAAAATAA
- a CDS encoding (deoxy)nucleoside triphosphate pyrophosphohydrolase: MDEYFYIPVTAAVIEKDDKILIAKRKKAYMGYLWEFPGGKKEDGETLEGCLKREIKEELGIDIDVGQFICSVKHNLNCQSAIELFAFKARPLSDTFFLKDHDEIRWVSLKDLPAYDFFEPDRAIVRTLTKKM; encoded by the coding sequence ATGGATGAATACTTTTATATACCGGTTACTGCAGCGGTCATTGAAAAAGACGATAAAATCCTTATAGCAAAGCGAAAAAAGGCATATATGGGCTATCTTTGGGAGTTTCCCGGAGGTAAAAAGGAGGATGGAGAAACACTTGAAGGGTGTCTAAAAAGGGAGATTAAAGAAGAATTGGGAATAGATATAGATGTAGGCCAATTCATCTGTTCTGTAAAGCATAATCTAAATTGCCAGTCTGCCATTGAACTTTTTGCATTTAAGGCCAGACCCCTTTCTGATACATTCTTTCTAAAAGACCATGATGAAATAAGGTGGGTAAGCCTCAAAGACCTTCCTGCCTATGATTTCTTTGAACCAGATAGAGCTATTGTCAGGACATTAACGAAAAAGATGTAG
- a CDS encoding SDR family NAD(P)-dependent oxidoreductase produces MDLSGRTALITGAGQGIGEACARVFAERGAMLVLLDKNKETLPRVANSIAEQGTPVIARIIDLTHTLALKRLIKEIKKEAFIDILVNNAGFDRPGTTPKIEKKQFNEVMGIHVVVPFLLSKWLLHDMRWQKWGRIINISSVYGTTGAKGEVAYSTAKAAVIGLTKTLAREAGHDNVTVNAVVPGLIRTPPIIQMPDRHKEPIIHQTLLRRIGEPEEIAKVVAFLASDDASYITGTTITVSGGWGI; encoded by the coding sequence ATGGATTTAAGCGGCAGGACAGCATTGATAACAGGGGCAGGTCAGGGAATAGGCGAGGCATGTGCAAGGGTTTTTGCCGAAAGGGGGGCAATGCTTGTCCTTTTAGATAAAAACAAAGAGACACTTCCCCGTGTTGCCAATAGTATTGCGGAACAGGGAACACCGGTCATAGCAAGGATAATAGATTTAACCCATACATTGGCCCTTAAAAGGCTCATCAAGGAGATTAAAAAAGAGGCCTTTATAGATATACTGGTTAATAATGCAGGTTTTGATAGACCTGGGACAACACCAAAGATAGAAAAAAAACAATTCAACGAAGTTATGGGCATACATGTGGTTGTGCCTTTTTTGTTGAGTAAATGGCTACTACATGACATGAGGTGGCAAAAATGGGGGAGGATAATAAATATAAGCTCAGTCTATGGAACTACAGGCGCCAAAGGCGAGGTGGCATATTCTACTGCAAAGGCAGCGGTCATAGGTCTTACCAAGACCCTGGCAAGGGAGGCAGGCCATGACAATGTAACCGTCAATGCAGTAGTCCCAGGTTTGATAAGAACCCCACCCATCATCCAGATGCCTGACAGACATAAAGAGCCTATAATACATCAGACACTTTTAAGGAGGATTGGAGAGCCTGAAGAAATAGCAAAGGTGGTGGCATTTCTTGCCTCAGATGATGCGTCATATATTACAGGGACGACCATCACTGTTTCAGGTGGCTGGGGCATATAG
- the acpS gene encoding holo-ACP synthase, with product MADMEVGIDIVDIRRIKEIWNKHGKRFLDKIFSSEEMEILKRKKQVHEAIAGRFAAKEAFMKAKGKFLSWKDIKVLQFMGRPYIDFHGRVYKGLSISHERDYAIAMVVIDENNE from the coding sequence ATGGCCGATATGGAGGTAGGGATAGATATAGTGGATATTAGAAGGATTAAAGAAATATGGAATAAACACGGCAAGAGGTTTTTAGATAAGATCTTTTCTTCAGAAGAGATGGAGATCCTTAAAAGAAAAAAGCAAGTCCATGAAGCTATTGCCGGAAGGTTTGCGGCAAAAGAGGCATTTATGAAAGCCAAGGGCAAGTTTCTGTCATGGAAGGATATAAAGGTCCTTCAGTTTATGGGTAGACCTTATATTGATTTTCATGGCAGGGTATATAAAGGATTGAGCATATCCCATGAGAGGGATTATGCAATAGCAATGGTTGTGATAGATGAAAATAATGAATAG
- a CDS encoding NAD(P)H-hydrate dehydratase, translating to MVILSPERMARYDQYAIQTWGIPSSVLMENAGRTTYRLMKDECLSQAKRIVIVCGRGNNGGDGFVIGRYALRDGYDVKIFLLCDKDALRGDAAINMRLFESLRGEIVEVNEYNEPVKMGLRHADVIVDAIFGTGLSKQVEGKEKLVIDEINRSGKLVVAVDIPSGIDGTTGRPLGAAVMAHHTYTFAYPKIGHLLYPGAYHTGRLTVVDISMPDFIEKEIGIDGYVIDGDMIRGFLQRRMPWSHKGSYGHVAVIAGSPGKTGAAYMASQAALKIGAGLVTLLIPASLNNIMEVKLTEVMTYPVEDGGTGFFSGSSFNQVMNFIKDKDVVVIGPGLSQDPETTGFVRRLYMEAEKPFIVDADGINAFIGHLDVIKESKRQAVFTPHPGELARLMDTTPKAINEDRIKKGKEFVEGTGVNLVLKGARTILITVDGRMYINPTGNQGLAKGGSGDVLTGFIGGFVGQGYDIVEASIFGTYLHGYIADTWIEDHTDMDLLACDLIDGSGAALREIRDGKDRIYIKRSL from the coding sequence ATGGTAATACTTTCACCAGAAAGAATGGCAAGGTATGACCAATATGCCATCCAAACATGGGGTATTCCCTCTTCTGTGCTCATGGAGAATGCAGGCAGAACAACCTACAGGCTCATGAAAGATGAGTGCCTTTCCCAGGCAAAGAGAATTGTCATAGTTTGCGGCAGGGGCAATAACGGTGGAGATGGATTTGTTATAGGGAGATATGCCTTAAGGGATGGCTATGATGTAAAGATATTTCTTTTGTGTGACAAAGATGCATTAAGAGGTGATGCTGCCATAAACATGAGGCTCTTTGAATCCTTAAGAGGCGAGATCGTAGAGGTGAATGAATACAATGAGCCTGTAAAGATGGGGCTAAGGCATGCCGATGTCATTGTGGATGCCATATTCGGCACAGGCCTATCCAAGCAAGTAGAAGGCAAGGAAAAACTCGTCATAGACGAGATTAATAGATCGGGCAAATTGGTAGTGGCCGTAGATATTCCATCAGGTATCGATGGCACAACAGGCAGGCCCTTAGGCGCTGCTGTGATGGCACATCATACATACACATTTGCATATCCCAAGATAGGTCATCTATTATATCCTGGGGCATATCATACAGGCAGGCTTACTGTTGTTGATATATCCATGCCTGATTTTATTGAAAAAGAGATAGGTATTGATGGGTATGTGATAGATGGAGATATGATAAGAGGGTTTTTGCAAAGGCGCATGCCCTGGTCTCACAAAGGTAGTTATGGTCATGTGGCTGTCATTGCAGGCTCTCCTGGCAAGACAGGTGCAGCATATATGGCATCCCAGGCAGCACTCAAGATAGGGGCAGGCCTTGTCACCCTTCTCATACCGGCAAGTCTTAATAATATTATGGAGGTCAAGCTTACAGAGGTGATGACATATCCTGTTGAAGACGGAGGCACAGGTTTTTTCAGTGGCTCATCTTTTAATCAGGTGATGAATTTTATAAAGGATAAGGATGTAGTGGTTATAGGACCTGGTTTGTCACAGGATCCAGAGACCACAGGGTTTGTCCGAAGACTTTATATGGAGGCAGAGAAACCTTTTATAGTTGATGCCGACGGTATAAATGCATTTATAGGACATCTGGATGTGATAAAGGAATCAAAGAGGCAGGCTGTTTTTACGCCTCATCCCGGTGAACTCGCAAGACTAATGGACACCACACCAAAGGCTATAAATGAAGACAGGATAAAAAAAGGCAAAGAGTTTGTAGAAGGGACAGGCGTAAATCTTGTATTAAAAGGTGCAAGGACGATTCTCATTACAGTAGATGGGAGGATGTATATCAATCCCACAGGAAATCAGGGGCTTGCAAAAGGAGGCAGCGGTGATGTCCTCACAGGATTCATCGGTGGTTTTGTTGGCCAGGGATATGACATAGTAGAGGCATCTATATTCGGCACATATCTCCACGGCTATATAGCCGACACATGGATAGAAGACCATACAGATATGGACCTAC